The proteins below are encoded in one region of Lactuca sativa cultivar Salinas chromosome 3, Lsat_Salinas_v11, whole genome shotgun sequence:
- the LOC111877116 gene encoding uncharacterized protein LOC111877116, which translates to MIQNESLERDFVDREQERELEVLKADCSWLLQFTGGIIHICNAAFFVGGDSGRASLKAQVDAGTYDPSANDSRSSHSSALDDALPAFATMDFAGLLGLGHLDVDGVKALCTFEDGDEGVGELGVGTGGGGVGGNGSNGAGGSGGGVVGSRGGDGVGKSGGGGVGGHGGDGIGGRSGGGIGGSGGGGAGEVV; encoded by the exons ATGATTCAGAATGAGAGTTTGGAGCGAGACTTTGttgatcgggagcaggagagggagctaGAGGTGTTGAAGGCAGATTGTAGTTGGCTCCTCCAG TTTACTGGTGGCATTATTCACATTTGCAATGCTGCTTTTTTTGTCGGCGGGGATTCGGGCAGGGCGAGTTTGAAAGCCCAGGTTGATGCCGGAACATACGATCCTTCGGCTAACGACTCACGATCTAGCCATTCTTCAGCTTTGGATGATGCTTTACCGGCTTTCGCAACTATGGATTTCGCTGGATTGCTTGGGTTAGGTCATTTGGATGTTGATGGTGTTAAGGCGTTGTGTACATTTGAGGATGGTGATGAAGGTGTGGGCGAGTTAGGTGTAGGGACAGGTGGCGGTGGTGTTGGTGGGAATGGGAGTAATGGTGCTGGTGGAAGTGGTGGTGGTGTTGTTGGTAGCCGTGGTGGTGATGGCGTTGGTaaaagtggtggtggtggcgttGGTGGGCACGGCGGTGATGGCATTGGTGGGCGCAGCGGTGGTGGCATTGGTGGGAGCGGCGGTGGTGGTGCTGGTGAAGTTGTTTAG